The uncultured Bacteroides sp. genomic sequence ATACCTGTAATCCGTTATTCTGAAGTGTTGCTTAATTATGCTGAGGCTGCTTTGAGAACCAATAACAGTGCTTTGGCTATTAACCTGCTTGAAGCAGTTCATAAGCGTTCTGATGCAGGTTTTGTATTCCCTGCAAGTTCAGAAAACACAAATACAGCCTTGCTGGAAACTATTCGTCAGGAACGCAGAATTGAGTTATTGGGTGAAGGCTTCCGATCAAACGATTTGTTACGCGATTTATTAACTATTCCGGCCAAAGGAAGTAGTAGCTTACAGTCTTCATCGGTAGCACCAGCAGCAGAGAACTACATATTCCCTCTTCCGGATTCAGAGACTAACACTAATAAAGCATTATAATAAGATGAAGAAGTTTGTTATCTATATATTGCTTCTGTTTGCAGGTATTCTGCAAGCAGAAGCTTGTACTACAGCCGTAATTTCGGGTAAGTTTACCGCCGATGGTCGTCCTTTGTTGTTTAAACAACGAGATACTCATGATCCGAACAATAAATTTGAGTCGTTTACAGATGGTAAATATCCTTATGTGGCAGTAGTCAGCACCCGTGATTCTGGTAAGAAGGGAGTGTTCGGTGGCCATAACAGTGCCGGCTTTGCCATTATCAATTCAGCATCCTACAATCTGAATCCCGGACTGGACGGAGACGAGAAAGGACTCGATGGTTATATCATGAAACTAGCTCTGCAAACATGTGCTTCATTAGGTGATTTTGAACACTTGCTCGACAGTCTGCCACGCCCAATTCGTGCCAGCTCAAACTTTGGAGTAATTGATGCTCACGGTGGTGCGGCGTATTATGAAACAAGTGATAAGAAATATGTGAAGTATGATGCCAATGACGAAAGTGCAGCCCCTTTTGGATATATAATCCGAACCAACTTCTCTTTCTCGGGAGACAGGGCACGTGATAAAGGACTGGCCCGCTTTGATGTAGCTTCGGAACTATTTTATCAGGCTTCTCTGAAAAAGGAAATCTCTTATCAGTTTATCCTCAAAGAAGTATCGCGCAG encodes the following:
- a CDS encoding carcinine hydrolase/isopenicillin-N N-acyltransferase family protein is translated as MKKFVIYILLLFAGILQAEACTTAVISGKFTADGRPLLFKQRDTHDPNNKFESFTDGKYPYVAVVSTRDSGKKGVFGGHNSAGFAIINSASYNLNPGLDGDEKGLDGYIMKLALQTCASLGDFEHLLDSLPRPIRASSNFGVIDAHGGAAYYETSDKKYVKYDANDESAAPFGYIIRTNFSFSGDRARDKGLARFDVASELFYQASLKKEISYQFILKEVSRSLKHGLTGVDLYNNIPSDGSKAVLVPFRDFIPRYLTTSVLVFQGVKDKEPASQTILWSVLGCPLTSVAVPILVNSKGYLPKILTSEGEASAPLFDWASRLKQKLFPIDRGEGEDYLNLAALISKDNKGILQTLDPAENRIIAESQKYISKWRTEGVKPEELKKLDEWIDQYLTDYYKTTYSL